CAGTCTGAATTTGATGACTTAATTTCAATTTTTGAAGAAGATTCAACTGTTGAAGGTGTTGTTAAAAATCATTTAGGACACATCAACGTTATTAAAAGGACGGGCTTGTACACAATTCCAAATTTCAAAGAAATTTATGGTCAACTCAAAGCCGAAAATAAAAACGAAAACTTCAAAATATCTGATGTAAAGCGATGGCTTTCAGACACTGATATTGAAGAAAAGCATAAAAAACATTACCAGACAATTTTTAATAATTGGGACGAAGAATTCATTTCAAAATCAAACCTTTTAAAGATAATTGACCATCGTTCGGTAAAGAAAAAACTATCAAAACACGTTTTCGAAAAAACAGGTATCGTAGTCAAATCCTATATGCGAGATAAGACAAAATATGATTTAATGGACAGTAATCTTGATATTCACTCATATTCTGAAAACGGCAAGTTGTTCTATTATGTTGGAACCATAGGTGATGGGATGCGAACAAAAATTGGTCGTGCATCGAAAATTCGTGAGATATCAGGATTTTCAGACGCGCCTATTTTTTTTGATGAGATGTTACCCTTAATGAATGTGGATTTTGTGAGATACGGTGATTTAACAGTAATTCCATTTCCTTTCAAATATCTAAGAGAATGGGCTCGGATATCTCATAAGGAACAAATCTAACGAAGAGCCCAAAAGAATTAATATAATTTGGAAAAAAAAGGCACTTGCAGAATATGCGGTAAATTTGGCAAACTAACGTTCGAGCACGTTCCGCCTCAGAGTGCGTTCAACACTTACCCCGTATTTTTTCAGAAATCAGTACATCTTCACGACAAGAATAGTCCCTTGTATGGAAAGCGTATTCGTAGTAATCAGGGTGCTGGCGACTATTATCTTTGCAAATCTTGCAACAACTTAACGGGCAGTTACTACGGCGAAAGCTATAAGAAGTTTGCATATATGGGAATGATGGCCCTGACAAATCGAGTTTGGGCATCAAAGGTTATAACTTTTGAATACGCCATTCAACCTCTCAACATACTAAAGCAAGTCTTGTCTATGTTTATGTCGATTGATACAAGTGACCAACTTCTAAATTTAGAAGGGCTATCAAAATTTCTATTGGATAAAGATTCCCAGGCACTTCCAGAAAATATAAGGGTTTTTGTCTATCATACTGCTACAAAGCAAGTAAGAAATGGTTGGGGAATGGCAAGAACGGAAAAAGGATTTCACATTCTTGGCGAGATTACCTATCCGCCATTTGGTTTAGTTTATGCCTTAAATTCTGAACCGACCCGCAATGATTTTTTTGAAATTACTGATTTTAAAAATTATGTTTTCAATCAAACTGTTCAGGCGAGTTTGACCATTCCTTTTTTGACACCTAAAACATATATTCCTGGTCTTTACACATAATCAAAATTCTTTGCAACACGATTGCATTAAAATTCTGTTATCTTTGTAATGTGAAATTTTTAGCAATCATATTATCCTTTTACTTCTTGGCACTTAATGCTGTGCCTTGCAGCGACTCGGCGAATAACGAAAGTGATTCCCAAGTTACGGTAATCGACTTTGATGGCGAACACGACCAAGATTGCGAGTTATGCTCGCCTTTCTGCCAATGTCATTGCTGCCACGTTCACACCATAAATTTTGGGCTTGTTGCTTTTGAACCGTTACAGCCTACAATTCCACACGAATTTTTTGTCCATTTTGATAATCTCGGCAAAGATATTCCCCTTTCCCTTTTACAGCCCCCACAGGTATAATTCAGTTTTCATAGGATAGCTATATCCTGTTTTGACGTGTCTAAATTTTGGATATGTCAATATGGTACGTTGCATTTCTGCAATGCGCCCAAAGAGAATTTAAACTGAATTAACACCCTTATCTATGATTAATAAAATCATTGATTTTTCAATCAATAACAAATTTATTATTGGTCTGCTCACGCTTGCATTAATTGGTGCCGGCATTTACAGTATGACCCAAGTTCCTATTGATGCCGTGCCAGATATTACCAATAATCAGGTACAGGTCATTACACAATCGCCCAATTTGGGGACAGAGGATATCGAGCAATTTGTAACCTATCCTGTCGAGGTGGCTATGAGTAACCTGCCCAATGTCAAGGAAATCCGTTCGGTTTCCCGCTTTGGTCTTTCTGTTGTAACTATTGTCTTCGACGATGATGTAGGAACATATTTACCCAGACAACTTGTTGCAGAAAAACTGACAGAGGTACAGGAACAAATCCCGATGGGTTTTGGCGAACCGTCTATGGGGCCCATTTCAACGGGACTGGGCGAAATCTACCAATATACCCTTGAAGTCGATGAAGAACACCAAGGTGAATACACAGCAACAGAACTACGAACCATTCAGGATTGGATAGTTCGCAGACAAATGGCAATGGTTACTGGCGTTGTGGAAGTGAATGCTTTTGGCGGAAATAAAAAACAATACGAAGTAGCGGTTGACCCTGACGAACTTCGTGCCATCGGAATTACAATATCTGAAGTGTTTTCAGCTTTGGAAAATAATAATCAGAATACGGGCGGTGCCTATATCGAGCGAAATCATCAAGCTAATTTTATACGTGGTGAAGGTCTTGCCAGAACCGTTTCGGATATCGAAAATATGGTCGTAAAAACGGTCAACGGTATTCCTATAAAAATCAAAGATGTAGGGAACGTGAGTATAGGAAGTGCCGTACGTTACGGTGCGCTGACCAAAGATGGCAAGGGCGAAGCTGTGGGTGGAATGATTTTGATGCTGAAAGGCGCAAATTCCAACGAAGTCATCGAAAACGTGACGCAACGGATGGAACAAATTCAGCAATCCCTTCCGGATGGGGTTAGCATCAAACCTTTCCTCGACCGTAGTGAACTAATTGCGGAAACTACGGGAACAGTAACCGGAAACCTATTGGAAGGTGGCTTAATCGTAATCTTTGTTTTGGTTTTACTCTTAGGGAATTGGCGCGGTGGTCTTATCGTTGCATCTACTATCCCCCTATCGCTACTGTTCGCGTTCATACTGATGAACGCTTTTGACGTGTGGGCGAACCTGATGAGTTTGGGTGCGATTGACTTCGGTATTATCGTAGATGGTGCGGTCATCATTGTGGAAAGCACCGTTTTCTTGATGTACTCTTATGTAGTCAAAAAGAAGGCCGTGGATTCGGAAACGCGGGATAAAATTGCGGCGAAGTCATCTAAAAAAATGATGAATGCCGCCTTCTTTGGTCAGCTAATCATTCTTATTGTTTTCCTTCCTATTCTGGCGCTCGAAGGTGTTGAAGGTAAGATGTTTCAGCCTATGGCTTTAACTTTCATCTTTGCTATGATTGGTGCAATGTTACTTTGCTTGACTTATGTTCCAATGATTTCCGCATTATTCCTTAGACCGCCGAAATCTGAAAAGAAATCGTATGGCGATAAATTCGTGCATTGGATTGAAAGAAAATATGAACCGCTATTGACCAAATCGCTCACTAAAGGGAAGATGGTTATAGGTATCGCTATTGCTCTTTTTGCAGTTGCCATTTTTGCCTTTACCAGAATGGGCGGCGAATTCATCCCACAGCTGGATGAAGGCGATATTGCGTTTCACGCTATTCTAAAACCCGGAAGTTCCCTTTCGGAAACTATAGAAACAACTACGAAAATAGAGCGAATAGTTAAAGTGGAATTTCCAGAAGTAGAAACTATCATCAGCCGTATTGGTGTGGCCGATGTGCCTACCGACCCTATGCCAATGGACATTGCGGATGTATTTGTCATTTTAAAACCAAGTGATGAATGGACATCTGCCGAGAGCAAAGATGAATTGGTCGAAAAAATGAAGGAAGCCATAAGCATAGTTCCCGGTGTCAATTATGAATTTACCCAACCCATAGAAATGCGTTTTAACGAACTACTTACGGGTGTACGTGAAGATGTTGCCATTAAACTGTTTGGGGAAGATTTGGACATTCTGGCAAGCAAGGCGGAAGAAATGGGCAAAATCATTGCGACCGTTCCGGGTGTAGCGGATATGAAAGTAGAGGCAACTGACGGATTACCTCAAATAACCATTGATTACAACCGCAATAAACTGGCACAATATGGGCTTGAAATCAACCAGCTCAATAGTGTGGTACAGGCTGCTTTTGCAGGTGGTAAGGCAGGTGTGATATTCGAGGGTGAAAAGCGATTTGACTTGGTGGTTAGACTGCAAAAAGAAAACCGAGAAAGCATTAATGATATCCAAAACCTATTTATCAATTTGCCCAATGGCTCACAAATTCCGCTAAGGGAAATTGCGAATGTGAGCTACGAACCTGGACCGATGCAAATAAGCAGGGACAATACAAACAGACGAACGTATGTAGGTATCAATATCCGTGACCGTGATGTTAAATCGGTAGTCGAAGAAATTCAGGATAAATTGGAAACCCAATTTGAATTACCCCCTGGATATTACATTCGTTATGGTGGTGCTTTTGAAAACCTTGAACGCGCCAGCACTAGATTACAGACCGTTGTCCCGATTGCTTTATTGCTAATTTTCATTTTGATTTATTTCGCTTTAAAATCCTTTCCGCAGACCTTGATGATATATTTAGCCATCCCGATGGCTACCATAGGCGGTGTATTCGCGCTATGGCTCAGGGATATGCCATTTAGCATTTCCGCAGGGGTCGGTTTTATCGTGCTCTTTGGTGTGGCGGTACTGAATGGATTGGTAATGATAAGCGGATTGAACGAACTGAAGGAAGAAGGTGTTACCGACTTGAGACAGCGAATTATAGAAGGTACTAAACGTAGAATTCGTCCTATTATGCTTACTGCCTTAACCGATATCCTTGGTTTCCTGCCTATGGCCATTTCAGCATCCGCAGGGGCTGAAGTGCAACGACCCTTGGCAACCGTGGTCATTGGTGGATTGCTAACTTCAACGCTCTTAACACTTTTTATCCTTCCTATTTTTTATCAGTGGGTCGAGAAACGTTCGGAACGTAAGATGAGATTCAATCCAAAATTTGTTACGGCAACTGCGGTAATCTGCTTGCTGTTCTCCTCCTCTTTCGTTGAGGCACAACAGGTGCAGCAGAATAATCCCCTGCCGGTAATATCATTGGAAAAAGCGGTAGCAATTTCTAAGGAAAACTATCCGCTCTTGAAAACGAAACAGTTGGAAATACAAAGGCAAACTGCTCTCAAAGGCACAGCTTACGATTTTGGAAACACCCAAGTGTTTACTGGTGGCGAGGAAATATCGGATGGTCAGGGTATTTATACATTGGTTGGTTTAGGGCAACAGAATATCAACTTATTCGGCATCGGTGCGAAAAAGCGTCTGCAAAAGCAACGTATCGCTTTGGCCGAAACAGCTCTTGACCTTTCTGAACTTCAAGTGGAACAGGAAGTTAAAAAAGCGTGGTCACAAGCTTATCAACAACGGCAGAAATTTGAATTGTACCAAGAACTGGATTCTATCTATTCACAATTTGAAAAAGCCATTGCGCTCAATTATGAGGTAGAAGCCATTTCACGCTTGGAATATTCATCAGCTACAAATCAGGCATTGCAAATCCGCAACAAATTGCAACAGGCCGAAAGCGATTACGCCATTGCCCTTCAAAAACTCAACCTATGGCTGGTCTCGGACGTTTTTTATACGGTTCCAAAATCGCTTGATGAAAGTGAAGTTGCCGTATTGGGCATACCCACATCAGTAGAAAATCATCCCGAACTGAAGCTTTCGCAAAGACAAATTGATGAGGCTGAGGCAAATTATGATGCGGCCCGTTCGGACTTGCTTCCTAAGTTAAATCTTCAGGGCGGACTTCAAAGAGTGAACGGCAATAGCGGGTTTTACAGCTATCAAGCTGGTATTTCCATTCCTTTATTTTCTGGAACGGAACGTAGCCAAGCGAAGGCCGCTAAAATCGATAGCGAAATCGCAAGGACTAATGCTGATTATACACAACGCCAATTGCAATCCGAATTTCAGCAGGCGGTACAATCCTATAAAAAATGGGAAGCATCCTGGCAATTTTATAGAGATAAAGCCTTGCCGCTTGCTGAAGAGCAACGCAAAGGTGCGCTGCTTGCCTACAAGGAAGGCGCGGTGGACTATGCGGCATTCACACAAATCATACGGGATGCCATAAATACCGAAATGGATGCGCTGGACGCACTCGACAATTATCTAAAATCAGTTTTCGAACTAAAATATTTTAAACAATAATGAAAAATCTATCAAAATGTACAATCATAGGATTATTGACGATGCTCTTAGCGTTGACCTCTTGTGGTGATTCTAAATCAGAGTCAGCTGAAAACAATGAAGGAAATCCTGTAACGGAAGAAGCCCACACAGAAGGCGAAGCTGAAGAAGTGATGCTCACTGCCAAACAATTCGACGCCCTGCAAATGCAAATCGATACCCTACAAATTAGAAATATGAGCGGGTATGTGGAAGCGAACGGTCAACTGGAAGTCCCACCACAGAATGAAGCATCCATTACAACAGTGGTTGGTGCAAACGTGGTTTCCATTGAAGTTATCGAAGGCGAAAAGGTCAATAAAGGGCAAACAGTCGCTTACCTCTCGCATCCCAACATCATTCAGAAACAGACCGATTACCTCAATGCATACAGTAACAGTCAATTTCTTAAGAAGAAATTTGAACGACAAAAAACCCTCTACGATGCAGGGGTAGGAAGTGGTGCTAATTTTCAAAAGGCAGAAGCCGAATACCAAGCATCCCGAAGTATGGCAAAAGGTCTTGAAGCCCAACTGCAACAACTAAACGTTAGTGCATCAGGCGTAAGGAACGGAACGATTTACCAGCGTGTCGCGCTGCGAAGTCCCATCGAAGGATTTGTACAAAAGGTAGAAGTCAAAACAGGGCAGTATGTAGAACCCCAGACCGACCTAATGGAAATCGTAGACACCCACCACGTTCACGCAGATTTGATGGTCTTTGAAAAAGATGTCTATAAAGTCAAGGAAGGTCAGAAAGTGACTTTCAATGTTCAATCTATTCCTGGGAAGGAACTGACCGCTGAAATCTATTCCGTAGGCAAGACTTTTGAGCAGAACCCGAAAGCAATACACGTTCACGCAGAAATTGAGAACAAAGAAGGCAACCTGATACCCGGAATGTACATTCAGGGACGCATACAAACGGACAATAATAAGACGTTGGCGATACCCGAAAGTGCTATAGCCTCTGATGGCAACCGATTTTTTGTGTTTGTGGTTGAAAAGGAAGGCGATGACTGGTCTTTTACACCTAATGAAATCACTAGAGGGGCTCAAGATGGGGATTGGTTTCCCATTGATTTTCTAACAGAACAAAAATCGAATGCAAAATACGCTTTTAATAATGCTTACTATTTAATGGCTGAAATGAAAAAAGGCGAAGCGGAACATAGTCACTAATACCTATTTACTAAATAATGAAAGAAATAGAAAAAACATTGGAAAACAAAAGTGTGCGTCCTACGGCAATGCGCATTTTGATTTATAAGTATATGGCCGAGAAAGAAATTGCAGTTGCATTAACGGACATTGAGAACGCTTTCGCGAAAGCGGACAGAACTACACTCTATCGAACCTTAAAAACTTTTGAAGAAAAAGGAATCGTGCACCAAATAGACGATGGCACTAATATTTCAAAATATGCGCTTTGTGAACCTGGGTGCAATTGTGAGATTGAACAGGATTTACACCTGCATTTTCATTGCAACAACTGCGATGAAACCGTATGTCTCACAGAACATAAGATTCCGCAGGTTAATCTACCCGATGGGTATGTGGCTGAGGATGCAAACTTGGTCATAAAAGGAATTTGCGAAAAGTGTAGTGGGCAATAAATGCACTTCCGTTGCACGGTTTAAACCTGTACTTTGAACGCTGAAAAATAACAAGTTATGATACAATTTATAGAAACAAAAAAAGAAAACCTTATTGCCGCAAAGCTTTCGGGCAAATTGAACGAAGAAAATTTAAAGACCATTCACAAACAAATCCATAGAATCATCGACAAGGGTCACAAAGTGGACTTTTATTTTGAAATGGAAGATTTTGAAGGCTATACTCTAAAAGGTTTTTGGGAAGACATAAAAACAGATGCCGCACATATCGATGACTATGGAAAAATGGCGTTTGTCGGCGAAAAGAAATGGCAAGAATGGGCTGCGAAAGCCACCGATTTCTTCACAAGCTCGGAAGTAAAATACTTCGATTTAAAAGATAAAGAACAAGCAAAAATTTGGATAGCAGAATAGATGAAAAAGAAAAAAGTAAATTTACGCGACATAGACCCTAAAGAACATAAAGGCGAGCACAGCCACGATGACGGACACAATCACAGCAGTCCGGAAGAATTGTCCAACTTCAGAACTTATTTGCCTGCCATTTTCAGCTTTGTGATGCTGATAGTCGGCATTGCCATTGATTATTTTGATGCCTTTCCCTTTTTTAAAGGTTGGATTCGCGTTGTCTGGTATACAGTAGCTTATATTCCTGTAGGATTTCCTGTTATACGGGAAGGATGGAACAGTATTTTAAAAGGCGACTTCTTCACGGAATTTTTCTTAATGTCCATTGCCACTTTGGGGGCATTTGCCATAGGCGAATATCCCGAAGGTGTGGCCGTAATGCTCTTTTATGCTGTGGGCGAGCTGTTTCAAAACGCAGCTGTAAACCGAGCCAAAAGAAACATTAAAGCACTACTCGACGTGCGCCCTAACGAAGCATTGGTCTATCGTGATAATGATTTTGTCTCTGTCAATCCTGAAACCGTCGAGATTGGCGAGAAAATTCAGGTTCGGGTGGGTGAAAAAGTACCACTTGATGGTATTCTACTTTCAGAGAAAGGGTCGTTCAACACAGCTGCTTTAACAGGCGAAAGCAAGCCAGATACCATTGCGAAAGGCGAAAAGGTTTTTGCGGGAAGCATCAATCTCGATGGTGTCATCGAAGTTGAAACCACCAAAGAATTTAAGGACAGTTCCATTGCCCGTATTCTGGATATGGTGGAAAATGCTACTGCCCGCAAATCAAAGACTGAATTGTTCATCAGAAAGTTTGCACGGATTTACACACCTATCGTGGTATTTCTTGCTATCGGTTTAACGTTTTTGCCTTACTTTTTTGTGGACGATTATGTATTTAGGGATTGGCTTTATCGTGCGTTGATTTTCTTGGTTATTTCCTGTCCCTGTGCTTTGGTTATATCAATTCCATTAGGATATTTCGGCGGATTGGGTGCAGCATCCCGCAACGGTATTTTGTTCAAGGGCGCATCCTTTTTGGATGCAATGACCAAAGTTAATACCGTGGTAATGGATAAAACGGGAACTGTTACCAAAGGGGTCTTTAAGATTAAGGAAGTGGTCAATAAATCCGCTTTCGCAGAAGCGGAATTTATGCAATACCTGATGGCTATGGAAGAACAATCCACCCATCCCATTGCAAA
This Rasiella rasia DNA region includes the following protein-coding sequences:
- a CDS encoding Fur family transcriptional regulator; protein product: MKEIEKTLENKSVRPTAMRILIYKYMAEKEIAVALTDIENAFAKADRTTLYRTLKTFEEKGIVHQIDDGTNISKYALCEPGCNCEIEQDLHLHFHCNNCDETVCLTEHKIPQVNLPDGYVAEDANLVIKGICEKCSGQ
- a CDS encoding SpoIIAA family protein; translated protein: MIQFIETKKENLIAAKLSGKLNEENLKTIHKQIHRIIDKGHKVDFYFEMEDFEGYTLKGFWEDIKTDAAHIDDYGKMAFVGEKKWQEWAAKATDFFTSSEVKYFDLKDKEQAKIWIAE
- a CDS encoding CusA/CzcA family heavy metal efflux RND transporter, which produces MINKIIDFSINNKFIIGLLTLALIGAGIYSMTQVPIDAVPDITNNQVQVITQSPNLGTEDIEQFVTYPVEVAMSNLPNVKEIRSVSRFGLSVVTIVFDDDVGTYLPRQLVAEKLTEVQEQIPMGFGEPSMGPISTGLGEIYQYTLEVDEEHQGEYTATELRTIQDWIVRRQMAMVTGVVEVNAFGGNKKQYEVAVDPDELRAIGITISEVFSALENNNQNTGGAYIERNHQANFIRGEGLARTVSDIENMVVKTVNGIPIKIKDVGNVSIGSAVRYGALTKDGKGEAVGGMILMLKGANSNEVIENVTQRMEQIQQSLPDGVSIKPFLDRSELIAETTGTVTGNLLEGGLIVIFVLVLLLGNWRGGLIVASTIPLSLLFAFILMNAFDVWANLMSLGAIDFGIIVDGAVIIVESTVFLMYSYVVKKKAVDSETRDKIAAKSSKKMMNAAFFGQLIILIVFLPILALEGVEGKMFQPMALTFIFAMIGAMLLCLTYVPMISALFLRPPKSEKKSYGDKFVHWIERKYEPLLTKSLTKGKMVIGIAIALFAVAIFAFTRMGGEFIPQLDEGDIAFHAILKPGSSLSETIETTTKIERIVKVEFPEVETIISRIGVADVPTDPMPMDIADVFVILKPSDEWTSAESKDELVEKMKEAISIVPGVNYEFTQPIEMRFNELLTGVREDVAIKLFGEDLDILASKAEEMGKIIATVPGVADMKVEATDGLPQITIDYNRNKLAQYGLEINQLNSVVQAAFAGGKAGVIFEGEKRFDLVVRLQKENRESINDIQNLFINLPNGSQIPLREIANVSYEPGPMQISRDNTNRRTYVGINIRDRDVKSVVEEIQDKLETQFELPPGYYIRYGGAFENLERASTRLQTVVPIALLLIFILIYFALKSFPQTLMIYLAIPMATIGGVFALWLRDMPFSISAGVGFIVLFGVAVLNGLVMISGLNELKEEGVTDLRQRIIEGTKRRIRPIMLTALTDILGFLPMAISASAGAEVQRPLATVVIGGLLTSTLLTLFILPIFYQWVEKRSERKMRFNPKFVTATAVICLLFSSSFVEAQQVQQNNPLPVISLEKAVAISKENYPLLKTKQLEIQRQTALKGTAYDFGNTQVFTGGEEISDGQGIYTLVGLGQQNINLFGIGAKKRLQKQRIALAETALDLSELQVEQEVKKAWSQAYQQRQKFELYQELDSIYSQFEKAIALNYEVEAISRLEYSSATNQALQIRNKLQQAESDYAIALQKLNLWLVSDVFYTVPKSLDESEVAVLGIPTSVENHPELKLSQRQIDEAEANYDAARSDLLPKLNLQGGLQRVNGNSGFYSYQAGISIPLFSGTERSQAKAAKIDSEIARTNADYTQRQLQSEFQQAVQSYKKWEASWQFYRDKALPLAEEQRKGALLAYKEGAVDYAAFTQIIRDAINTEMDALDALDNYLKSVFELKYFKQ
- a CDS encoding heavy metal translocating P-type ATPase; amino-acid sequence: MKKKKVNLRDIDPKEHKGEHSHDDGHNHSSPEELSNFRTYLPAIFSFVMLIVGIAIDYFDAFPFFKGWIRVVWYTVAYIPVGFPVIREGWNSILKGDFFTEFFLMSIATLGAFAIGEYPEGVAVMLFYAVGELFQNAAVNRAKRNIKALLDVRPNEALVYRDNDFVSVNPETVEIGEKIQVRVGEKVPLDGILLSEKGSFNTAALTGESKPDTIAKGEKVFAGSINLDGVIEVETTKEFKDSSIARILDMVENATARKSKTELFIRKFARIYTPIVVFLAIGLTFLPYFFVDDYVFRDWLYRALIFLVISCPCALVISIPLGYFGGLGAASRNGILFKGASFLDAMTKVNTVVMDKTGTVTKGVFKIKEVVNKSAFAEAEFMQYLMAMEEQSTHPIAKAILEYKADGADLEATEVSEVAGKGLKGTVNGRTVFVGNKALMTSNSIEVPSETDSIVESIVMVAIDGKFAGYVTIADELKEDAHQAIKQIREAGISKIIMLSGDKDSITQQVAKELNIDWAKGGLLPEDKLNEVEELKKQPETKVAFIGDGINDAPVLAASGVGIAMGGLGSDVAIETADVIIQTDQPSKIARAIKIGRSTRSIVWQNIGLAFGVKVIVLILGAGGLATMWEAVFADVGVALLAILNAVRLQKMKWKDS
- a CDS encoding DUF6660 family protein, with protein sequence MPCSDSANNESDSQVTVIDFDGEHDQDCELCSPFCQCHCCHVHTINFGLVAFEPLQPTIPHEFFVHFDNLGKDIPLSLLQPPQV
- a CDS encoding efflux RND transporter periplasmic adaptor subunit; the encoded protein is MKNLSKCTIIGLLTMLLALTSCGDSKSESAENNEGNPVTEEAHTEGEAEEVMLTAKQFDALQMQIDTLQIRNMSGYVEANGQLEVPPQNEASITTVVGANVVSIEVIEGEKVNKGQTVAYLSHPNIIQKQTDYLNAYSNSQFLKKKFERQKTLYDAGVGSGANFQKAEAEYQASRSMAKGLEAQLQQLNVSASGVRNGTIYQRVALRSPIEGFVQKVEVKTGQYVEPQTDLMEIVDTHHVHADLMVFEKDVYKVKEGQKVTFNVQSIPGKELTAEIYSVGKTFEQNPKAIHVHAEIENKEGNLIPGMYIQGRIQTDNNKTLAIPESAIASDGNRFFVFVVEKEGDDWSFTPNEITRGAQDGDWFPIDFLTEQKSNAKYAFNNAYYLMAEMKKGEAEHSH